The following proteins are co-located in the Apium graveolens cultivar Ventura chromosome 5, ASM990537v1, whole genome shotgun sequence genome:
- the LOC141660803 gene encoding uncharacterized protein LOC141660803: MKPPEFKGEVDPVATRIWLKEMEKAFTLTQVSDNLKSDYTSYFLKGEANYWWESTRALKGEVPVSWTRFTELFLDKYFPEYLQSQLEVKFLELKQDENSVAEYEASFTKLARLVHVYVSTKSQKTKRFQQGLKPKICGGVVALQLKTYPFVVQDALVIESDQKLAAKEKGDKKRKSKGATSKTDQGGSS; this comes from the coding sequence atgaagcccccagagtttaaaggcgAGGTGGACCCTGTTGCGACCAGGATTTGGCTAAaggagatggaaaaagcctttaccctcactcaagtaagtgataatctcaAATCAGACTATACGAGTTATTTTCTAAAGggtgaagcaaattattggtgggagtccactCGTGCCTTGAAAGGAGAAGTTCCTGTTTCTTGGACCAGGtttacagagttgtttttggaTAAGTATTTTCCAGAATATTTGCAAAGTCAGTTAGAGGTTAAATTTCTAGAATTGAAGCAGGATGAAAATAGTGTGGCGGAATATGAGGCCAGCTTTACAAAATTGGCCCGGTTGGTACATGTGTATGTGAGTACTAAATCTCAGAAGACAAAAAGGTTCCAGCAAGGATTGAAGCCCAAAATCTGTGGTGGAGTTGTAGCTTTGCAACTAAAAACATATCCCTTTGTAGTTCAGGATGCTCTAGTAATCgaaagtgatcagaagttggctgCCAAAGAAAAGGGTGATAAGAAGAGAAAGTCTAAAGGTGCTACCAGTAAGACGGATCAAGGAGGATCCAGTTAG